In one Pseudomonas sp. R84 genomic region, the following are encoded:
- a CDS encoding 2OG-Fe(II) oxygenase produces the protein MQANTQTLPITLTPELDFDQNAASAFGESLTREYTQATPFPHIVIDNFLQADVIASIREHFPVEPTNNEQTYERGYKGQLKRQISPNACSPYLKNVFNTFNSAPMLEFLEKLTGIQGLIPDPYFAGGGLHETKTGGFLGVHSDFRLNKKLNVERRLNVIIYLTEDWQEAYGGNLELWDVGMRKCLKKVLPVYNRCVIFNTDKDSNHGHPEPLTTPEHITRRSIALYYYTASGVGGEPGQRNKTHYKPRPKDRWSLRYYLNKVFKKRD, from the coding sequence ATGCAAGCCAACACACAAACACTCCCCATCACCCTGACCCCAGAACTCGACTTCGACCAAAACGCCGCCAGCGCTTTCGGCGAATCGCTGACCCGCGAATACACCCAGGCCACGCCATTCCCGCACATCGTCATCGACAACTTCCTGCAAGCAGACGTCATCGCCAGCATCCGCGAACACTTCCCGGTCGAACCGACCAACAACGAACAGACCTACGAACGCGGCTACAAAGGCCAACTCAAACGCCAGATCAGCCCCAACGCCTGCAGCCCGTACCTGAAAAACGTGTTCAACACCTTCAACTCCGCGCCCATGCTGGAATTCCTCGAAAAACTCACCGGCATCCAAGGCCTGATCCCCGACCCTTATTTCGCCGGCGGCGGCCTGCACGAAACCAAAACCGGCGGCTTCCTCGGCGTGCACTCGGATTTTCGGCTGAACAAAAAGCTCAACGTTGAACGGCGGCTGAACGTGATCATTTACCTGACCGAGGACTGGCAGGAGGCGTACGGCGGCAACCTGGAGCTTTGGGATGTGGGGATGAGGAAGTGCCTGAAGAAGGTGCTGCCGGTTTATAACCGGTGTGTGATTTTCAATACGGATAAGGACAGCAATCACGGGCATCCGGAGCCGTTGACTACGCCGGAGCACATCACTCGGCGGTCGATTGCGCTTTATTACTACACGGCGAGTGGGGTGGGCGGGGAGCCGGGGCAGAGGAATAAAACGCACTATAAGCCGCGGCCGAAGGATCGGTGGAGTTTGAGGTATTACTTGAATAAGGTGTTTAAGAAGAGGGATTAA
- a CDS encoding AAA family ATPase: protein MSAASLALLPAWVRRMIESISLSNIATYSPDKSEEIVDLKPINFFYGANGAGKTTISRLIGNPAISVHSQIKWLRSIQIPAMIYNNDFITSNFTDSKELQGVFTLGKAEQNQLDRLALLKDEKKRHEQIKTKSTILLDGEDGKTGKNAELVSLEAKLVVRCWEQKTKHDELFKGAFSGLRNNKEAFKARVLKEYASNTSPLVDLADLQARALVLYGEEPSIISSVPNLDLGRLIVFEDSPVLIKKVIGKDDVSISAIIQRLGNSDWVLQGVKFLEHTDEKCPFCQQNIPHDFEKNLTDYFDETFEADSRAVAALRSSYFQIAEEILVQARALLTFDCTHLDKERLSLEIKSLEAVILVNKDRVDKKLSNPSSEVVLEGLGGFGMI, encoded by the coding sequence GTGAGCGCCGCCAGCCTGGCTCTGCTTCCTGCATGGGTACGAAGAATGATCGAGTCGATTAGCCTTTCTAATATCGCCACCTACAGCCCCGATAAATCCGAAGAAATCGTTGACCTAAAACCAATAAATTTCTTCTACGGAGCAAACGGCGCGGGCAAGACCACGATCAGCCGGTTAATCGGGAATCCCGCCATTTCGGTACATTCTCAAATCAAGTGGCTGAGGAGCATCCAGATCCCAGCAATGATCTACAACAATGATTTTATTACCTCTAACTTTACTGACTCGAAAGAACTTCAAGGTGTTTTCACGCTTGGGAAGGCAGAGCAAAACCAGCTTGATCGCTTGGCGTTACTCAAGGATGAAAAAAAGCGCCACGAACAGATTAAGACGAAGTCAACCATTCTTCTTGACGGTGAGGATGGTAAAACAGGAAAGAATGCCGAACTTGTCTCTTTAGAGGCAAAACTGGTCGTTCGGTGCTGGGAGCAAAAAACAAAACATGACGAGCTTTTCAAGGGTGCTTTCTCCGGTTTGAGAAACAATAAAGAGGCGTTCAAAGCTAGGGTTCTGAAAGAGTATGCGAGTAATACTTCGCCATTGGTCGACTTGGCCGACCTGCAAGCACGAGCCTTGGTGCTATATGGTGAAGAACCTTCGATAATTTCTTCTGTTCCAAATTTGGACTTGGGACGGTTAATTGTGTTTGAAGATAGTCCGGTTTTAATAAAGAAGGTAATTGGTAAAGACGATGTCAGTATCTCAGCTATTATTCAGAGGTTGGGTAATAGCGACTGGGTTCTGCAGGGTGTGAAGTTTCTGGAGCATACAGACGAAAAGTGTCCGTTTTGCCAACAGAATATCCCCCATGATTTCGAAAAAAATCTTACTGACTATTTTGATGAAACCTTTGAAGCTGATTCCAGAGCAGTTGCGGCTTTGCGCTCGAGCTATTTTCAGATTGCTGAAGAGATATTGGTTCAGGCCCGTGCTTTATTGACTTTTGATTGCACTCATCTTGATAAAGAAAGGCTCAGTCTTGAGATTAAATCGCTTGAAGCTGTGATCCTTGTCAACAAGGATAGAGTGGATAAAAAACTTTCCAATCCGAGCTCTGAGGTTGTACTAGAGGGACTGGGGGGATTCGGGATGATTTAA
- a CDS encoding AAA family ATPase — translation MIVDAANVKVSEHNRLVASFTAEQSKLTGEVWKYIVETELKSTLTDYSSAKDSLQKSIVGIALSRDKAQDNISAAEVEIDKIETELTSVKPTVIAINKILRNFGFRSFSLDPACLGNSYRLIRSDGKDAKQTLSEGEKTFVTFLYFYHLLRGSTTASGITSDRIVVIDDPVSSLDSDVLFIVSSLIKELFSEVRKKSSHLKQIFVLTHNVHFHKEITYDQRRKSEASLSDETFWIVRKPGNYSIVEFHPSNPIRTSYQLLWAELKKTPVPALTLQNTMRRILENYFKILGGVDTYVLVEKFEGIEKVQCQSLISWVNDGSHYAPDELYVAIGENMAANYMRIFFKIFKAAQHDAHYKMMMGDDYVDLDPDELSEDAQDGISINGDGDFVVSTADAQVLPILVPVLSDIPADEQVSISNAPVSVGSNPKIDPDIPF, via the coding sequence TTGATTGTCGATGCTGCCAATGTGAAAGTTTCTGAGCACAATCGTCTTGTAGCGAGCTTCACAGCTGAACAAAGCAAACTCACTGGAGAAGTGTGGAAGTACATCGTTGAAACTGAGCTTAAAAGTACGTTAACCGACTACTCGTCCGCGAAGGATAGTTTGCAAAAGTCCATTGTTGGCATCGCTTTAAGTCGGGACAAGGCACAGGATAATATCAGCGCTGCTGAGGTCGAGATTGACAAGATTGAAACAGAACTGACAAGTGTGAAGCCGACAGTAATTGCAATAAATAAAATCCTAAGAAATTTCGGGTTTCGTAGTTTTTCACTCGATCCGGCCTGCTTAGGTAACTCCTACAGGCTAATCCGAAGTGATGGTAAAGACGCCAAGCAAACTCTTAGCGAAGGAGAAAAAACCTTTGTAACGTTCCTTTATTTCTACCATCTGCTTAGAGGCAGTACCACGGCGTCAGGCATTACGAGTGATCGGATTGTAGTTATTGATGACCCAGTTTCAAGTCTCGATAGTGATGTGCTTTTTATTGTCAGTAGTCTGATTAAAGAGTTGTTTTCGGAGGTCAGAAAAAAGAGCAGTCATCTCAAACAGATTTTTGTGTTGACCCATAACGTCCATTTTCACAAAGAAATAACTTACGATCAAAGGAGGAAGTCAGAGGCCTCTCTCAGTGATGAAACCTTCTGGATCGTCCGCAAACCTGGAAATTACTCTATAGTCGAATTTCATCCGAGCAACCCCATCAGAACGTCCTATCAATTGCTTTGGGCAGAGTTGAAGAAAACTCCTGTTCCAGCGCTTACGTTACAAAACACCATGCGAAGGATTTTGGAGAATTATTTCAAAATCTTGGGGGGTGTCGATACTTACGTTCTAGTCGAAAAATTTGAAGGTATCGAAAAAGTACAGTGTCAGTCCTTAATTAGCTGGGTCAATGACGGTTCCCACTACGCTCCTGATGAGCTATATGTGGCTATCGGTGAAAACATGGCAGCCAACTATATGAGGATTTTCTTTAAGATCTTCAAGGCCGCTCAGCATGACGCACACTACAAAATGATGATGGGCGATGATTATGTAGATCTAGATCCGGATGAACTTTCGGAAGATGCTCAAGATGGCATTAGCATAAATGGCGATGGTGATTTTGTCGTTAGCACTGCTGATGCCCAAGTCCTACCCATACTCGTCCCGGTCTTATCCGATATCCCTGCCGACGAACAGGTTTCTATATCGAATGCTCCTGTATCGGTTGGGAGCAATCCAAAGATTGATCCTGATATACCCTTCTGA
- a CDS encoding DUF6124 family protein yields MFKITPNPPETDPIAGDESPDAKKFNEAVDRALSHYLGPAPEIMLTPYQTNTMFIANPNTKTEELLVNASESLGSASVMLGDVIGLVHGPARKTLQGIAQVVMLGELAVNRALDNVVPTE; encoded by the coding sequence ATGTTCAAGATCACACCGAATCCGCCAGAAACCGACCCGATCGCGGGCGACGAATCCCCAGACGCAAAGAAATTCAACGAAGCCGTCGACCGCGCCCTCTCCCACTACCTCGGCCCTGCCCCGGAAATCATGCTCACCCCGTACCAAACCAACACGATGTTTATCGCCAACCCGAACACCAAGACTGAGGAATTGCTGGTGAATGCCAGCGAGTCGCTGGGCTCGGCTTCGGTGATGCTTGGGGATGTGATCGGTCTGGTTCACGGACCGGCGCGCAAGACACTGCAAGGCATTGCACAGGTGGTAATGCTTGGGGAGTTGGCGGTGAATCGGGCGTTGGATAACGTAGTGCCGACGGAGTAA
- a CDS encoding TetR/AcrR family transcriptional regulator — protein MARTGRPRAFDRDDAVDQAMQLFWQHGYDSTSLSLLKAELGGGISAPSFYAAFGSKEALFDECVQRYLATFAQVTECLWDESLPPRQAIETALRQSARMQCDDGHPKGCMVTLGVMSAPSRENAHVAQALTHSRARTRAGIVACVERGVSEGLLADDTNAAAMATVFDSFLQGISILARDDTPIESIDAAITQVMRTWDVAAVSQT, from the coding sequence ATGGCCAGAACCGGCCGCCCCCGCGCATTCGATCGCGACGACGCCGTCGACCAGGCCATGCAATTGTTCTGGCAACACGGCTACGATTCGACGTCCCTTTCACTGTTGAAGGCTGAACTGGGCGGCGGCATCTCCGCCCCCAGCTTCTACGCCGCGTTCGGCTCCAAAGAAGCCCTGTTCGACGAATGCGTGCAGCGTTACCTCGCGACCTTCGCCCAAGTCACCGAATGCCTGTGGGACGAAAGCCTGCCGCCACGCCAAGCCATCGAAACCGCGCTGCGCCAGTCGGCCCGCATGCAATGCGACGACGGCCACCCCAAAGGTTGCATGGTCACCCTCGGCGTCATGAGCGCCCCGAGCCGGGAAAACGCCCACGTCGCTCAAGCCCTCACCCACTCCCGCGCCCGAACCCGCGCAGGGATTGTGGCGTGTGTCGAGCGTGGTGTGAGTGAAGGGTTGTTAGCGGACGACACGAACGCAGCTGCCATGGCGACGGTGTTCGACAGTTTCCTGCAGGGGATTTCCATCCTTGCTCGGGATGACACGCCGATTGAGAGCATTGATGCGGCGATTACGCAGGTGATGCGGACATGGGATGTGGCGGCGGTGAGTCAGACTTAA
- a CDS encoding MFS transporter has translation MTPSMTLSAAPKSLPIGALLALAMTGFICIVTETLPAGLLPLISDGLAISPSMAGQMVTAYALGSVLAVIPMTIATRGWRRRNVLLLTIVGFLLFNSITALSSHYGVTLVARFFAGVAAGLAWSLLAGYARRMVEPDQQGKALALAMVGTPIALSLGVPLGTWLGGLVGWRTTFGLMSALTLMLIVWVLVKVPDYPPQPAHQRLSLRRVLTTPGVRPVLAVVISWMLAHNILYTYIAPFVAPAGLVDRVDLVLLVFGLAALAGIWLTAKLVEPLLRKTVLVSLATFALVCVGFGFYGRVPEVIYLGVLVWGLSFGGAATLLQTALADAAGDGADVALSLNVVAWNSAIAGSGVVGGVLLDRWGVAAFPWAMAVLVAVGFVIAWSARAHGFRAGPRGAEAAAVVGH, from the coding sequence GTGACACCCTCAATGACTCTATCGGCAGCGCCGAAAAGCCTGCCCATTGGCGCCTTGCTGGCGCTGGCCATGACCGGTTTTATCTGCATCGTCACCGAAACCTTGCCCGCCGGGCTGTTGCCGCTGATCAGCGACGGCTTGGCGATTTCGCCTTCGATGGCCGGGCAGATGGTCACCGCGTATGCGCTGGGCTCGGTGCTGGCGGTGATTCCGATGACCATCGCCACGCGCGGCTGGCGTCGGCGCAATGTGTTGTTGCTGACCATCGTTGGTTTTCTGCTGTTCAACTCGATCACGGCGCTGTCGTCGCACTATGGTGTGACGCTGGTGGCGCGTTTCTTCGCCGGAGTGGCGGCAGGCTTGGCGTGGAGTCTGTTGGCTGGTTATGCGCGGCGGATGGTCGAGCCGGATCAACAGGGCAAAGCGCTGGCACTGGCCATGGTCGGTACGCCGATTGCCTTGTCACTGGGCGTGCCGCTCGGCACTTGGCTGGGAGGGCTGGTCGGTTGGCGCACGACGTTCGGGTTGATGTCGGCCCTGACTTTGATGCTGATCGTTTGGGTGTTGGTGAAAGTGCCGGATTATCCACCACAGCCTGCGCATCAGCGTCTGTCGTTGCGCCGCGTGTTGACCACGCCGGGTGTGCGGCCGGTGCTGGCGGTGGTGATCAGCTGGATGCTGGCGCACAACATTCTCTACACCTACATCGCGCCGTTTGTGGCTCCGGCGGGGTTGGTGGATCGTGTAGATCTGGTGTTGTTGGTGTTTGGTCTCGCAGCGTTGGCGGGGATCTGGCTGACGGCCAAATTGGTTGAGCCGCTGTTGCGCAAGACCGTTCTGGTGAGTCTGGCCACGTTTGCACTGGTGTGCGTAGGGTTCGGCTTTTACGGACGGGTGCCGGAGGTGATTTATCTGGGCGTGTTGGTGTGGGGATTGAGTTTTGGCGGTGCGGCGACGCTGTTGCAGACGGCTCTGGCGGATGCGGCGGGGGATGGCGCGGACGTGGCGTTGTCGTTGAATGTGGTGGCGTGGAATAGCGCGATTGCGGGCAGCGGCGTGGTCGGCGGGGTGCTGCTGGATCGATGGGGTGTTGCCGCTTTCCCATGGGCGATGGCGGTGTTGGTGGCGGTGGGTTTTGTGATTGCCTGGAGTGCTCGAGCGCATGGGTTCAGAGCTGGGCCGCGTGGGGCGGAAGCGGCGGCCGTGGTTGGGCACTGA
- a CDS encoding Hcp family type VI secretion system effector translates to MATPAYMSVTGEKQGLITAGAFTADSVGNTYQEGHEDQVMVQAFTHDVIIPRDPQSGQPTGQRVHKPVVITKVYDKASPLLQAALTSGERMSEIVIQWFRTSAQGTQEHYYTTKLEDAIIVAINNKMHNCQDPGNSHFTHLEEVQFTYRKITWTHEVSGTSGSDDWRAPVV, encoded by the coding sequence ATGGCAACACCAGCGTACATGTCCGTCACTGGCGAAAAACAAGGCCTGATCACTGCCGGCGCGTTCACCGCCGACTCCGTAGGCAACACCTACCAGGAAGGCCACGAAGACCAGGTCATGGTTCAGGCTTTCACCCACGACGTGATCATCCCGCGTGACCCACAATCCGGTCAGCCAACCGGTCAGCGCGTGCACAAGCCAGTTGTGATCACCAAGGTCTACGACAAGGCTTCGCCTCTGCTGCAAGCTGCTCTGACCTCCGGCGAGCGCATGAGCGAAATCGTTATCCAGTGGTTCCGTACTTCTGCTCAAGGCACCCAAGAGCACTACTACACCACCAAACTGGAAGACGCGATCATCGTCGCCATCAACAACAAAATGCACAACTGCCAGGATCCAGGCAACTCGCACTTCACCCACCTGGAAGAAGTGCAGTTCACCTACCGTAAAATCACCTGGACCCACGAAGTATCCGGTACTTCGGGTTCCGATGACTGGCGTGCTCCAGTCGTTTAA
- the tssI gene encoding type VI secretion system tip protein TssI/VgrG, with protein sequence MFSPANQPHFNLTVDGVDSDFQVLSFTGREALNTPFEFELELVSEKASINLESVLHKLAFLQLSPTGTGIHGLVYSIAQGEAGKRLTRYKISLRPQLAYLAHRVNQRIFQQMTVQQIISQVLEEHGILASDYHFQLSAIYPERIYCVQYDESDLDFIQRLCEEEGIHYHFQHTSSGHKLTFGDDQTVFPKLAPVAYQQDSGLVADKPVVKRFGLRLVTRTSRTTRRDYDFVKPKIELESDAKSSAQPDLEDYDYPGRFVDRERGKHLANRALERHRSDYRLAEGNSDQPILVSGHFLALTEHANPTWNDLWLLTEIFHEGKQPQVLEESVTSDTTDNKDDFHQGYRNRFSAIPWDVPYRPPLDHPKPKVLGTQSAVVCGPEGEEIYCDQYGRVKVQFFWDREGKHDDMTSCWMRVASSWAAETFGSINIPRVGMEVLITFLEGDPDQPLITGCLYHGANLPPYKLPDFKTLATVKSKEYKGSRANELRIDDTTSEISIALRSDHGASAINLGYLTHPRPSGGQPRGEGFELRTDRHGAVRAGAGLLITTEPRPNESKHHKDLPETAERLATASDQQDGFAVQAKELQAQEAGDQDDVAKALHAQHQGVLGSGPANLTANEFPEFTEPHLVLASPAGIALTTPRSSHIATGEHLALSSTGHTSLSIGKRLLASASRGMRLFVQSMGWRLVAASGDIDVRALKDSINLLAKLNITANADRITITAKTELVIQGGGSATTYNAGGITHATSGPYTAHAANFAYTGAKSLAGVFPEPPKPGKGNLELFNQYAGRQGIKEGDYEVIDALGKSIKGKLDGKGFASVAGAAPGPARVLFGKDPADTWSDGSYIGKPEWPLNPPGAEEVPSQVQAMVAQVLPSKNWDLLEKGKDMAQTGMSAMQTAQGAMQTAQQVKGVVQGGVAGLPKLASAAVPSASGILGAASKGGQLPTLPAPTLPKPSLKTPGLLAGEMLS encoded by the coding sequence ATGTTCTCACCGGCCAACCAGCCTCATTTCAATCTGACCGTCGATGGCGTCGACAGCGATTTCCAAGTGCTGTCGTTTACCGGTCGTGAGGCCCTCAACACGCCGTTCGAATTCGAGCTGGAACTGGTCAGTGAAAAGGCCTCGATCAACCTCGAAAGCGTGCTGCACAAACTGGCATTTCTTCAGCTGTCGCCAACCGGCACTGGCATTCACGGGCTGGTCTACAGCATCGCCCAGGGCGAGGCGGGCAAGCGCCTGACGCGCTACAAGATTTCCCTGCGCCCGCAACTGGCGTACCTCGCGCACCGGGTCAACCAGCGCATTTTCCAGCAGATGACCGTGCAGCAGATCATCAGCCAAGTGCTGGAAGAACACGGCATCCTCGCCAGCGATTACCACTTCCAACTCAGCGCGATTTACCCCGAGCGCATCTACTGCGTGCAGTACGACGAATCGGATCTGGATTTCATCCAGCGCCTGTGTGAAGAAGAGGGCATTCACTACCACTTCCAGCACACGTCCAGCGGCCACAAACTGACCTTCGGCGATGACCAAACGGTGTTCCCGAAACTCGCGCCAGTGGCCTATCAGCAAGACTCCGGACTGGTCGCTGACAAACCGGTGGTCAAGCGCTTCGGCCTGCGTCTGGTCACCCGCACCAGCCGCACCACGCGCCGCGATTACGACTTCGTCAAACCGAAGATCGAGCTGGAAAGCGACGCCAAGAGTTCGGCTCAGCCAGACCTCGAAGACTACGATTACCCGGGCCGTTTCGTTGATCGCGAGCGCGGCAAACACCTGGCCAATCGCGCCTTGGAGCGCCATCGCAGCGACTATCGACTGGCCGAGGGCAACAGCGATCAGCCGATCCTGGTCAGCGGGCATTTCCTCGCCCTGACCGAACACGCCAACCCGACGTGGAACGACCTGTGGCTGCTCACCGAGATCTTCCACGAAGGCAAACAGCCGCAAGTGCTGGAAGAGTCGGTGACCAGCGACACCACCGACAACAAGGACGATTTCCACCAGGGCTATCGCAACCGCTTCAGCGCGATTCCGTGGGACGTGCCTTATCGTCCGCCGCTCGATCATCCGAAACCGAAAGTCCTCGGCACGCAAAGTGCGGTGGTCTGCGGCCCTGAAGGCGAAGAGATCTACTGCGACCAGTACGGCCGGGTGAAAGTCCAGTTCTTCTGGGACCGCGAAGGCAAGCACGACGACATGACCAGTTGCTGGATGCGCGTCGCGTCGAGCTGGGCGGCCGAAACCTTTGGCTCGATCAATATTCCACGGGTCGGCATGGAGGTGTTGATCACCTTTCTGGAAGGCGATCCCGATCAGCCGCTGATCACCGGTTGCCTGTACCACGGCGCCAATCTGCCGCCGTACAAACTGCCGGATTTCAAGACCCTGGCCACGGTCAAGAGCAAGGAATACAAGGGCAGCCGCGCCAACGAACTGCGCATCGACGACACCACCAGCGAGATCAGCATTGCGCTGCGCAGTGACCACGGCGCGAGTGCGATCAACCTCGGTTACCTGACCCATCCGCGCCCGAGCGGCGGTCAGCCGCGTGGCGAAGGGTTTGAGTTAAGAACCGATCGCCACGGTGCGGTACGTGCGGGTGCCGGTCTGCTGATCACTACCGAGCCACGGCCGAACGAATCCAAGCACCACAAGGATCTGCCGGAAACCGCTGAACGCCTCGCCACGGCCAGCGATCAGCAAGACGGTTTTGCCGTGCAAGCCAAAGAGCTTCAGGCCCAGGAAGCCGGCGATCAGGACGACGTCGCCAAAGCGCTGCACGCCCAGCATCAAGGCGTGCTTGGCTCGGGGCCGGCCAATCTCACCGCCAACGAATTCCCCGAATTCACCGAGCCGCATCTGGTTCTCGCCAGCCCGGCCGGCATCGCCCTGACCACGCCACGCTCCAGCCACATTGCCACCGGCGAACACCTGGCGCTGAGCAGTACCGGCCACACCAGCCTGTCGATCGGCAAACGCCTGCTCGCCAGTGCCAGCCGTGGCATGCGCCTGTTCGTGCAGAGCATGGGCTGGCGTCTGGTCGCGGCGTCCGGCGACATCGACGTGCGCGCGCTGAAGGACAGCATCAACCTGCTGGCCAAACTCAACATCACCGCCAATGCCGACCGCATCACCATCACCGCCAAGACCGAACTGGTGATTCAGGGCGGTGGCAGCGCCACCACCTACAACGCCGGCGGCATCACCCACGCCACCAGCGGCCCGTACACCGCGCACGCGGCGAACTTCGCCTACACCGGCGCGAAAAGTCTCGCCGGGGTATTCCCGGAGCCGCCGAAACCGGGCAAGGGCAACCTGGAATTGTTCAACCAATACGCCGGGCGCCAAGGCATCAAGGAAGGCGATTACGAAGTCATCGATGCCCTGGGCAAAAGCATCAAGGGCAAGCTCGACGGCAAGGGTTTCGCCAGCGTCGCCGGTGCTGCACCGGGGCCTGCGCGGGTGCTGTTCGGCAAGGATCCGGCGGATACCTGGAGCGATGGCAGTTACATCGGCAAACCGGAGTGGCCGTTGAATCCACCGGGGGCCGAAGAAGTACCGAGTCAGGTGCAGGCGATGGTCGCGCAGGTATTACCTAGCAAGAATTGGGACCTGTTGGAGAAGGGCAAGGACATGGCGCAAACAGGGATGAGTGCGATGCAGACGGCGCAAGGTGCGATGCAAACAGCGCAGCAAGTGAAAGGTGTGGTGCAGGGCGGGGTGGCCGGGTTGCCGAAGCTGGCGAGTGCGGCCGTGCCGAGTGCGTCGGGGATTCTTGGGGCGGCGAGCAAGGGCGGCCAGTTACCCACGCTTCCGGCACCAACGCTTCCAAAACCTTCCTTGAAAACCCCGGGCCTGTTGGCGGGTGAGATGCTGTCATGA